TCTCGAGGATAATTAGTCTCCCACGAAGTCCATGTGTCCCATGGTAGCTCGCCTTTCTGCCTGTTGATGTTCTCCGGGAACCTAGTGGGTACACTTTCACACGGGCCAAACTGAGTCTGCGTCTTCGTGGGCCACGTCTCCATTTGGAGAGGACGGTGCGCCTGGGGGCTGCCCGGCATTCCCTCTTCAGACCCACTCAGACTTTCTGGATCTGGAGTTGGCGAGCCCGTCGAGGGGCTGTAGCTGACCGGATGGATAGCGCCGGCCCAGCCAGCTCCGAGGCGATGAGGGATGCTCCTCTGATCTTGTGGGACCCTCgcccctggggtcctgggaggccTCTCCGCGCGGCCTACTCCCGGTTTCCTTGCAAGTCGTGGCCAGCTTCTCGCTGGCAGAGGACATCACCTCGCTCTCATCTTCATCGGGAAGCCCCATCCGCCCTGATACAGCGGACTTACCACTGGGGCTGTCGGCACCCACCCCTCCAGTCCACAGGCCGGGGTGGATGGGcgccccctcctccacccacccaccgTCGCGGGCCATCTGACCCGGCCTAGCGCCCAGGCTCCGGGAGAGCCGGCGGCCGGCGGCGGGGCCCGGGGGATCCTCGGCGGGGCCCCAGCCCCCGCTCGTCCTCCCCTGCACGCTGCAGATGAGGTCAGCCACACTGAGCAGCAGGGAGAGCGCACTGACCGCCCACATGAAAAGCATCATAATGGACTTCTCCGTGGGCCGGGAGACGTAACAGTCCACCACGCTGGTGCAGGGAGATTGGGTGCAAGAGAATCTCTTGGGGACCAAGAATCCAAAGAGGAGGTAATGCGAGGCACCAAAAGCTGCCTCGGTCAGCATCCGAAGAAGGAGGTGGACGATGTAGCCCGAGGAAAAGTCCGGCACGGTCAGGTGGCGCGGCTCCCTGCAGGGCGGAGGGCGGCGCCTGTCCCCAGGGCTCTGGTCACAGGGGTCAGGACGGGTGGGACCGCCGTCTGGCCCGGAGAGTCCACGGGCGGCGAGCACGGCCCCTCTGTGGAGCACGTAGACGCTGAAAACGGCAGAAGGGAGGAGAACAGACACGCTCTGGATCAGCCAGAACCGCAGGTGGGACACCGGGGAGAAGATGTCGTAGCAAACATTGGCGCATCCTGGCTGCAGAGTGTTACACACAAACCTCTCCTGTTCGTCCTGGTAGACGGGGGAGACTGCCAAGATGATCACCACCATCCTCAGCAGTATCATGAAGATAAGCCAGATCTTCCCTagaaaggaggaagcaggaagggcACCATCACCAGCATACAAACATATGCCCGTCCGACAgtagtttttaagtattttcaggGGTGAGACTGGAGAACTGAGAAGTCGCTAAGCATGCATTTCAGTCCCCGAAGCAGCGGCGGCTAGTTAGCTCATCTGCCAAGTATTTAGGGAAGCTGTAcaatgtgtcagacactgtgctgtACTAGTTGTTTGCAAAATGCTTTGCAACTGACAGATTTTAAAGAAGCATTAGAGACTAAAGATGTTTGATCTGACTCCACTAGTTCAGACTCTTGGTAATGTCTCCTGGACTGAAAGTTCTAGAAAGAAAGTTGAGCTGAGCAAATTAATGATGTAAATAAGACCTTACTCTCTGCAGATATTAAGCTTTCTAAAGAATGTTAGCACATTTGTGTAACTCTGTAAGCAAAAACAAGCTGCTAATTATAGTTCAGTCATCTTTATTTTGGTCCATAAGATCTTTATTTAATTGTTGCTTTATGGTCCTTGAAATCAAATTTCCTTAATGACATTCAacttttccagatttttcaaTGATTTGGAATTCCTTTTCCTCTATTACAGTTATTATGAAATAATGAGGTTCCTCTTTCTTCAATTTATAATAAATGAGACCAACCTAGGAAATCAAAATAACGTCAAAGTCCTATTTTCATATCACAGGTTAACTCTTTTGGAACATGTCTAAGACTCAGTTAAAAtaatctgcaaatattttgttttgtgacACGATACAGAAAACATCACCTGACATCAGAAAAACAGAACTCTATTATAAATGAAGGCAGTTAAGCTCAAAGAATAGCATTATGTGATCAAGTCATTGACTCAAACTTGTAAGACCAAGttgattttgtttaaattctacaAAAGAATGAGTAAGAAAAATATCAACCACTTCATAGGCGTATTTTAATCCTTttctcaagtctttttttttttaatattttatttattttgacagagagagagcgagagagagagcacaagcagggggagcagcaggcagagagagaagcagactctccgctgagcggggagcccaatgcgggacttgatcccaggatcccgggatcatgacccaagccgaaggcagacgctcaaccaactgaaccacccaggtaccccttctcAAGTCTTTTTTCTAGGACACCCATACTTCTCTAAAAATTTGACATGTCTGCATCaaactcagaaatatttattactttctttttaaaaaaaataataaactaaaatttgGATTTGGCTTAAATTGCACAAGAGAAATGACTAATCCTTACAAATTAAGCTTCAAGGAAAAAGATGAACAAGAAGAAAGTGTAATCAAGGCacaaatttctctttaatttttactGTATTGTTCCTTCTCCTGATCAGGTAGTCAGAGAAGAGTTACTCAAAGATACTCCTTCCACTGGCTTCAGTCTTCAGGCTCAGCACCTAAACATCAGTGAGAACAGCCCCCAGGAGAGAACACTCAATCCAAACCTTCCTTAAATGATGGTGGAACTGGGGAGCGATTAAAAGAAAGCTTGAGCACACAGCTCCCTTTCTTCCAGCAACAAAGAGGCCAAGGAAAGTggtgaaaacaaaaatgcaagagCTTTGGAGCTATTTCCTATACTCACCCACAATGGTCATGTTGCAGTTGACAGTGATGAGAAGGAATCCCAGCAGGTCCAAACGTTCCATGTCTCCCGAGTGTTGCAGACTCAAGGCTGCTGGAGACATCGGAAGCCTGTGTTCTCCAAGAAGGTGGAAAATCTTTGCAGGAATAAACGTATCTTCGCTACAAAAGACTTAAAGGTGAGAGCTGCACATATAAAGGGAAATCTGTGAGCCCAGGAATGGGAGGTCAGTTTTTCTGTCTCCGAGCAGAGACGGCCCTGAGCTGTTGGCCTCTGAGGCAAAGCGTTCTTGACAACTGCAGTGACCAGAAGACAGCAGGAGTCATCTCTCATTGCAGGCTATTCTTACCCTCTTGAGACATTCCAGGCCCGTGGCAGTGCTCACATGTCTGTACTGGGAGAGCCAGACGCTTCAGGATATAAGAGAAGTGACTACATTTAACCCAAGAAAGAAAAGGTTCTGTTAACTAGCCAAGGAAACTTCTCTACTAAAAAGGTGTTTCCTCCTTGCAAATATTTCCACAACCACTTCACTTATTAAAGAAGCACTGAAATGCTCATGTTTTGTCTTCTCTATGAAGCGTAGGTGAGAACACTGGCCCACAAGGGTCTGGCTCTTGTTTTGAATTCCTGCATCATGGCTGAAAGCAAAACTCTGCATCTTAGACGCGTGTCCCAACTTTAGGCTGTGACTCTGTTTTTCTCTAGCTATTTCCTGTCTGGCTGAGAGACAAGAGCTTTTTAGTTGGATACAAAAGGCCTGGGGCAGCCGCCTCATCCCTGGGGAAGTCACCGAATCTCTCCACGTACCCTCACCTTGCATTAGGGAGAATCATGCTGTTCAGTCAGGGATTGTGGGAGGCAGACACAAAATGATGATGTTGAGAGCACCTGGCATGGAATGAGGGTGCAACAACTCAAATCAGTGGAATTTCCATCCCTAACTGGCCCCCCAAACCTTCATAGATTGCATCTTCCTTTTGTATGTCCTAGCCCCATCTAGCCCAGGGCTGCTCCCATTGAATCAGCTTAATAAATGTCCATTAAATTCGTAATAAAGTATCACTGTCTGGACCTGCTGACATCAATCACAGTTGCATCAAAATCCTCTCGTAGCTGTCACCTTTCTATCTAGGAAGAACCCATCCTGCAAGGCTGGGGATCTATCATCAGGGTGGAAA
The sequence above is drawn from the Neomonachus schauinslandi chromosome 5, ASM220157v2, whole genome shotgun sequence genome and encodes:
- the GJD4 gene encoding gap junction delta-4 protein; translation: MERLDLLGFLLITVNCNMTIVGKIWLIFMILLRMVVIILAVSPVYQDEQERFVCNTLQPGCANVCYDIFSPVSHLRFWLIQSVSVLLPSAVFSVYVLHRGAVLAARGLSGPDGGPTRPDPCDQSPGDRRRPPPCREPRHLTVPDFSSGYIVHLLLRMLTEAAFGASHYLLFGFLVPKRFSCTQSPCTSVVDCYVSRPTEKSIMMLFMWAVSALSLLLSVADLICSVQGRTSGGWGPAEDPPGPAAGRRLSRSLGARPGQMARDGGWVEEGAPIHPGLWTGGVGADSPSGKSAVSGRMGLPDEDESEVMSSASEKLATTCKETGSRPRGEASQDPRGEGPTRSEEHPSSPRSWLGRRYPSGQLQPLDGLANSRSRKSEWV